The stretch of DNA NNNNNNNNNNNNNNNNNNNNNNNNNNNNNNNNNNNNNNNNNNNNNNNNNNNNNNNNNNNNNNNNNNNNNNNNNNNNNNNNNNNNNNNNNNNNNNNNNNNNNNNNNNNNNNNNNNNNNNNNNNNNNNNNNNNNNNNNNNNNNNNNNNNNNNNNNNNNNNNNNNNNNNNNNNNNNNNNNNNNNNNNNNNNNNNNNNNNNNNNNNNNNNNNNNNNNNNNNNNNNNNNNNNNNNNNNNNNNNNNNNNNNNNNNNNNNNNNNNNNNNNNNNNNNNNNNNNNNNNNNNNNNNNNNNNNNNNNNNNNNNNNNNNNNNNNNNNNNNNNNNNNNNNNNNNNNNNNNNNNNNNNNNNNNNNNNNNNNNNNNNNNNNNNNNNNNNNNNNNNNNNNNNNNNNNNNNNNNNNNNNNNNNNNNNNNNNNNNNNNNNNNNNNNNNNNNNNNNNNNNNNNNNNNNNNNNNNNNNNNNNNNNNNNNNNNNNNNNNNNNNNNNNNNNNNNNNNNNNNNNNNNNNNNNNNNNNNNNNNNNNNNNNNNNNNNNNNNNNNNNNNNNNNNNNNNNNNNNNNNNNNNNNNNNNNNNNNNNNNNNNNNNNNNNNNNNNNNNNNNNNNNNNNNNNNNNNNNNNNNNNNNNNNNNNNNNNNNNNNNNNNNNNNNNNNNNNNNNNNNNNNNNNNNNNNNNNNNNNNNNNNNNNNNNNNNNNNNNNNNNNNNNNNNNNNNNNNNNNNNNNNNNNNNNNNNNNNNNNNNNNNNNNNNNNNNNNNNNNNNNNNNNNNNNNNNNNNNNNNNNNNNNNNNNNNNNNNNNNNNNNNNNNNNNNNNNNNNNNNNNNNNNNNNNNNNNNNNNAAGGGAAAGGAGGACAGGGTCGAGAATATCTCTCTCCAAACCCCAAACCGAAAAGTATAAAGAATTGGAGTCTCTGTAATCGACTTATATTCTCTTTTCACTGcacataataaaaaagaaaggtttttcATTTCGAAGCCCTGTGAGCGGGTGGCTTGGATTGAGTTGAAGTTGCTGCTGATGACATTACTCGTAAGCGACCAGCTATCTCTGTGAAAGATGGTCTTGCTATTGGGTTTGGCGCCCAACATTCCTCCATAAGTGTTCTCCACTCATCGTCACAGAAGCCCGGTATAGTTGGCCTCAGTGTGTTGTTCACTATCCCACCTGTACTTTCACAATAGAGTCATTAGCATCCTCTTAAAATGATCAGTCAGAAATCTGATAGAACGTGAGTTATTTGCACGCACCTATTATGGCGCCATAGTGCATATTGGCATATGGTTCCTCACCGGTTAGAATCTCCCACAAAACGATCCCGAAAGAGAAAACATCAACCTGCAGGCAAAGAATATGACAAATCTTATAGTTTTTTTGCATTCTCAGACAGTGTATACTATCAGGCCATGCAATATCCTCatctcaagaaacaaaacacactATTCATCTCAGTTAAAGTAGATATTTGACATTCACCGAGCATCTTATCGTATTAATGTTTTACCTTTTCTGAAACTTTGCTGCTGCTCCCATTTAGAAGCTCTGGTGCCATCCAAGGTAAGGTTCCACGTACACCACCAGATACCAATGTATTTCTCTTGATTTTTGACAGACCGAAGTCACCAACCTGGGGTAGAATAGCATGTGGATATTAATTTGGATTATTCTAACATCGTATTGAACTAAATTCATCTACGGGAGGGTCTAACAAACCGTGTTACCTTGCAGATTGGGCGAGAAGGATCTTTCAAGTTCACAAGTAAATTGTCACATTTCAAATCGAAGTGAACAGTGTTTTTGGAGTGTAGATATTCCATTCCAAATGCAGCATCCATGGCAATGATTAGTCTCTTGCGACGATCAAGATGCCTGATAATATAAGGAAAGAAAATAGATAAGATTATATAAGTAAAACGAACTGAAACCAATCAAACCTAATAAGTGGAACTTTACCTGTCCTTTCGGACCAGAACATGCCTCAGAGAACCATCAACCATGTACTCTGTCACAGTCGCCAAGGTTCCCCCAGGCCCGTCTTTTACTACACCATAAAATGCTACCACATTCGGATGATGAAGCTTTGAAAGAATTTCAGCTTCCCCCCAGAATTCACCAGTCTAAAAATTCAGATATACATCAACCAGCATAATGTGATAAATTAAACATGGGTGCATGAATTTTAGGCATCGTAAAAAAGGAAATGCATAAGACATGGACTGCAAACAACTCACCAATCTCTCTTGCTCTGATGACCGCCCAGCAAAGCAACTCTTCTTTATCCTCTTGATAGCGACATCTGATCCTCTCCATTTCCCATGATACACCGTTCCAAAAGTACCAGAACCAAGCTCCTTCAACTCCTCGAGATCTTCATTCTTGATGATCTAGTAACATTTTAGaatatgtaaacaaaaacatGGAAAAATAGCTCAGTAGAACACTAGGAAGATAGAAGCAGATAAGTTTTGACAGAACTATCGTAATGAGTGTGAAACCAGACGCACagacaaaaataagaaactaaatgcAAGCACACTAGCCGGGGAATAAACATAATGCTGATTCTACCAACATATCTGAAACTGTAAGAACCACTGATATGGACCTCAACAATGAATTTTCCATGCAAAGATAGTAAAAGTTTTTATCACGtgtttattttcaaagttttcGTACCTGCAAGCCACTGTAATCAAACTCTGAGCCAAGTGGAGGAAGCGCAGCATGCCTTGTTTCGGTCTTTCCATCCTAGAAGTTCTATCCTATTCAGAAAAATAGTGGTTTGGGAAATCATAAAATGAAAACTGCTACAACTCATACCTTTGGTTCAGTATCCGGCGTCCTCAGATTCTCTACCATAGCACCAAATTCCTCACTCTCTGTGACCTTCATCTGTTCATCCTCTAGAGCAGGGAGAATGGTGCTAGTGCCACCAGCGTCCCTTTCAGAAAAATTACCCCCATAATCTTGACCTAAAGCCAATTGAGGGTTGGCAAGGTTTGTTGAAATACCATCTCTACTCAATGGCGAGACATGAGGCAATCTGGAGCTCTCTCCACCATCTTTACGGTCAGATGGAATGCGAGAATCAGCTTGGTCAATTGCAACATCTCTTTGGCTAAACTGTTCATCAGCCAGCTGCTGAAAATATGACCAATTTTTACGATCGTGATTCTGCACATTCATGCTAACAGTAGCTCCATCGTGAGGATATGGATGGACAGCGGATGTATCCTCTGAGATTGCCTGTGAAAATATTTCAGAAAGGAAGTCACGAGGAAACCGGTCATTGATATCAATAAGAATATCTCCCTGCAGCGAAGCAGAAGCATGAGTAGAAGCTTGCTCTTCAGGGATAACATGACTCATGGCTGCGTTTACATGGCCCAAGTTAGAAACACCAACTTCAGTATCTGCCCCATTGACTGCTCTGTTCTTGTTTGCATCGTCAGGATTTACAATCTTGTGCAGGGGCTCGGATTTCAAAGTTTCATCTGATATCCCAACCTTTTCAAAGACTTTTTCCACATCTTGATGCTTTTGGTGAGTGGCATCATCATTAACAGTCTCAAATTCGTCATGTGGCTTTCCAACTCCTTCTTTTCCCGAATCTTGCGGTGCAGTGTTTGCTTGTGACTGAGACGATACAAACTGAGAGTCTAGTGAGTTATCAGACTTCGAAAAACGATTTAGCAATTCTAGCTGTTCACGAGGTATTCTCTCTGAACAATATACCCTCTCGGGAGACTGCACAGGCTCTGGATAGTTAAGATCAATTAAATTTGAC from Camelina sativa cultivar DH55 chromosome 9, Cs, whole genome shotgun sequence encodes:
- the LOC104714253 gene encoding uncharacterized protein LOC104714253; translated protein: MDKPRHQQIFQHSMEPGYGNEAVPQPFIPDQTGGTSAANVRPFNSNGSDVKPVHNYSIQTGEEFAFMRDRVIPQRSSNPNAPGDMNYTTGYMDFRGLIGGLSHTASECASDVSRFSTVENGTRDNERTNSSVHEFGNKLGHVQSAPQASMTKDSSVGNLQGYASSSASGSVTAKVKILCSFGGKILPRPGDSKLRYVGGDTHIISIRKDISWPELRQKILEIYYQTRVVKYQLPGEDLDALVSVSCEEDLQNMLEEYNEMENRGGSQKLRMFLFSISDMDDALLGVNKNDADSEFQYVVAVNGMDIGSGKKPILHALDSSSANNLAELDVRTTKGINTIAGDVGGVGASQSMLDGFQQSSVQQSESIPPNSSLYYSQSIPPNATYQLQQSVQPSSALHYSQSIPPGSPLQYPQSITPASSFQYPQSITPGSASPYGIYPQYYGHVVQPGQRERFPLYPDHSSNYSAIGETTSSIPLQGHVNQQVGWAEGYPYPGTIPQSSQALVEEQKVVPDMKVREHVEPENRKNPANDHQNPPRIDDIEVKNHNLVREVSAATTAPSQESHLVPPSRDPWQNTLAKPATYRDAVIAGQVPLSGNEDQLSTSSSTCGPVHNDSESNLIDLNYPEPVQSPERVYCSERIPREQLELLNRFSKSDNSLDSQFVSSQSQANTAPQDSGKEGVGKPHDEFETVNDDATHQKHQDVEKVFEKVGISDETLKSEPLHKIVNPDDANKNRAVNGADTEVGVSNLGHVNAAMSHVIPEEQASTHASASLQGDILIDINDRFPRDFLSEIFSQAISEDTSAVHPYPHDGATVSMNVQNHDRKNWSYFQQLADEQFSQRDVAIDQADSRIPSDRKDGGESSRLPHVSPLSRDGISTNLANPQLALGQDYGGNFSERDAGGTSTILPALEDEQMKVTESEEFGAMVENLRTPDTEPKDGKTETRHAALPPLGSEFDYSGLQIIKNEDLEELKELGSGTFGTVYHGKWRGSDVAIKRIKKSCFAGRSSEQERLTGEFWGEAEILSKLHHPNVVAFYGVVKDGPGGTLATVTEYMVDGSLRHVLVRKDRHLDRRKRLIIAMDAAFGMEYLHSKNTVHFDLKCDNLLVNLKDPSRPICKVGDFGLSKIKRNTLVSGGVRGTLPWMAPELLNGSSSKVSEKVDVFSFGIVLWEILTGEEPYANMHYGAIIGGIVNNTLRPTIPGFCDDEWRTLMEECWAPNPIARPSFTEIAGRLRVMSSAATSTQSKPPAHRASK